A single Flavobacterium sp. 1 DNA region contains:
- a CDS encoding ABC transporter ATP-binding protein, which yields MYSLNDFSMDINKGEIFGLLGPNGAGKTTLISILCGLVKPSSGSFTIDGLNYTANANEIKNRIGVVPQEYALYPTLTARENLLYFGSMYGLKGNDLKEKVIDSLDLLGLLKFADKRIETFSGGMKRRVNLIAGILHNPKVLFLDEPTVGVDVHSKNVIIDYLKELNKNGTTIIYTSHHLSEAQDFCTHIAIVDRGIIYTHGTPKDLIAATANARNLEDVFISLTGKELRDAI from the coding sequence ATGTATTCCTTGAATGATTTTTCTATGGATATAAATAAAGGAGAGATTTTTGGACTGCTTGGGCCAAACGGGGCAGGGAAAACAACATTAATTTCGATTCTTTGCGGTTTAGTAAAGCCTAGTTCAGGTTCATTCACGATTGATGGATTAAATTATACAGCTAATGCCAATGAAATTAAAAATAGAATTGGTGTTGTTCCTCAAGAATATGCTTTATATCCAACCTTGACAGCCAGAGAAAATTTGCTGTATTTTGGAAGTATGTATGGTTTGAAAGGAAATGATCTTAAAGAAAAAGTAATAGACAGTCTGGATTTGCTGGGATTATTGAAATTTGCAGATAAACGGATCGAGACTTTTTCGGGTGGAATGAAACGTCGAGTTAATTTGATTGCTGGGATATTACATAATCCTAAAGTTCTTTTTCTTGACGAACCTACTGTAGGGGTTGATGTACATTCAAAGAATGTTATTATTGATTATCTTAAAGAGCTCAATAAAAATGGTACAACTATAATTTATACATCACATCATTTGTCTGAAGCACAAGATTTTTGTACCCATATCGCTATAGTTGACAGAGGAATAATTTATACTCATGGAACACCTAAGGATTTAATTGCTGCTACTGCCAATGCTAGAAATCTTGAAGATGTTTTTATTTCATTAACAGGAAAAGAACTGAGAGATGCTATATAA
- a CDS encoding outer membrane lipoprotein carrier protein LolA encodes MKTKIFIVLIFLNVYQFQSWAQDQKMTDNEITAFKQSVALVSKKIKTLSTDFVQYKHLDFLSKDIETSGKMIFKEPNSLLWQYKKPYSYTIVFKNGKILINDEGKKSAVDIGSSKLFGKINKLIVGSVSGDLFDDKEFTISYFKNKDQNIAKFIPKDATLKKYIKQIDLTFDKEDATVIQVKLLESSADYTRIVLKNKVINAKVDEASFSN; translated from the coding sequence ATGAAGACTAAAATATTTATAGTATTGATTTTTTTGAATGTTTATCAATTCCAATCTTGGGCACAGGATCAGAAAATGACTGACAATGAGATTACTGCTTTTAAGCAATCAGTGGCGTTGGTGTCTAAAAAAATAAAGACTTTAAGTACTGATTTTGTACAATACAAGCACCTTGATTTTCTATCAAAAGATATTGAAACTTCGGGGAAAATGATTTTCAAAGAACCAAATTCTTTGCTTTGGCAATATAAAAAGCCATACAGCTATACAATCGTTTTTAAGAATGGAAAAATACTTATTAATGATGAAGGAAAGAAAAGTGCTGTAGACATTGGAAGCAGTAAATTGTTTGGAAAAATCAATAAACTGATTGTTGGAAGCGTGAGTGGAGATTTATTTGATGATAAAGAATTCACGATTTCGTATTTTAAAAATAAAGATCAAAACATAGCCAAGTTTATTCCCAAAGATGCCACTCTTAAAAAATATATTAAGCAAATAGATTTAACTTTTGATAAAGAAGATGCGACTGTGATTCAGGTTAAATTATTAGAATCTTCAGCTGACTATACTCGAATTGTCTTAAAAAATAAAGTAATCAATGCCAAAGTAGATGAAGCTTCTTTTTCGAATTAG
- a CDS encoding ABC transporter permease, whose translation MLYKLWMSVYKEFLLLKRDMGGVVTLFLMPLVLIITVTLIQDSSYKKGQEVKIPILLVDYDKGKVSKTLFDNLKKSDVFSVITTFDNKQITEAEAKEAVFRGKYQMAIIIPSHLSIDLQTKIDQNVQKIVSSLGFSDSLAIKPNAKVVNQKEVKLYFDPAVQLSFRRGVMSGIDKMISQIETKSIYTSFQDELGGEDAQFEQKSFITFKEIIPKINNKEILPNSVQHNVPAWTLFAIFFIVIPLSINMVKEKTQGTFVRLRTNPVSNRIVLAGKTVMYLIICLIQFYMMIAVAVFLFPHLGLPALNVEGNLILMSIVALFSGLAAIGFGILLGTIAKTQEQSAPFGATAVIILAAIGGVWVPVFAMPKVMQVIAQSSPMNWGLEAFYDVLLRNASILDLLPELFLLFLFFIVTTTLALLYDKKKRAV comes from the coding sequence ATGCTATATAAACTTTGGATGTCTGTTTACAAAGAATTCTTGTTGTTAAAGCGGGATATGGGAGGTGTTGTGACCCTTTTTCTAATGCCGTTAGTGCTAATTATAACGGTTACGCTCATTCAGGATAGTTCCTATAAAAAAGGACAAGAAGTTAAGATTCCAATTCTTTTGGTTGATTATGATAAAGGGAAAGTTTCTAAAACGCTTTTTGATAATTTAAAAAAGAGTGATGTTTTTAGTGTTATTACCACTTTTGATAATAAACAAATTACTGAAGCTGAAGCTAAAGAAGCCGTTTTTAGAGGAAAATATCAAATGGCAATTATTATTCCGTCGCATTTGAGTATTGATTTGCAAACTAAAATTGATCAAAATGTTCAAAAAATCGTAAGTAGTTTAGGTTTTTCAGATTCATTGGCAATAAAACCAAATGCAAAAGTTGTCAATCAAAAAGAGGTAAAACTTTATTTTGACCCAGCAGTGCAGCTGAGTTTTAGAAGAGGCGTGATGAGTGGCATCGACAAAATGATTTCTCAAATAGAAACCAAATCGATTTATACTTCTTTTCAAGATGAATTGGGCGGAGAAGATGCTCAATTTGAACAAAAAAGTTTTATTACATTCAAAGAGATTATTCCAAAAATAAACAACAAAGAGATACTTCCAAATTCGGTACAGCATAATGTTCCTGCCTGGACGCTTTTTGCTATATTTTTTATAGTAATTCCGTTGTCAATCAATATGGTAAAAGAAAAGACACAAGGAACTTTTGTGCGATTGCGAACCAATCCTGTTTCTAATCGAATTGTATTGGCGGGTAAAACGGTGATGTATTTAATTATTTGTTTGATACAGTTTTACATGATGATTGCGGTTGCTGTATTTTTATTTCCGCATTTGGGATTACCAGCTTTAAACGTTGAAGGGAATTTAATTTTGATGAGTATTGTGGCGCTGTTTTCGGGTTTAGCAGCGATTGGTTTCGGAATATTATTGGGGACTATTGCCAAGACCCAAGAACAATCGGCTCCATTTGGAGCTACTGCTGTAATTATTTTGGCAGCAATTGGCGGTGTTTGGGTTCCTGTTTTTGCCATGCCGAAAGTTATGCAGGTTATTGCACAGTCCTCACCAATGAATTGGGGCTTAGAAGCCTTTTATGATGTACTTTTGCGTAACGCATCCATATTGGATTTGTTGCCAGAATTATTTTTATTATTTTTATTTTTTATAGTTACCACAACTTTAGCATTGCTGTATGATAAGAAGAAAAGAGCTGTATAA
- a CDS encoding 3-hydroxyacyl-ACP dehydratase — protein MLLKDFYTVKVLENTVDSKYNAQITINENHDVFQGHFPGNPIMPGVCMMQIIKELTEQITACSLFMESLSNVKFMALINPFINPDLLLELDIITTDDNLVKVKNVSYFDQTVALKLSCIYKKV, from the coding sequence ATGCTTTTAAAAGATTTTTATACAGTAAAAGTGTTGGAAAACACTGTTGATTCTAAATATAATGCACAAATCACAATCAATGAGAATCATGATGTTTTTCAAGGACATTTTCCAGGAAATCCTATTATGCCGGGTGTTTGTATGATGCAGATTATAAAAGAGTTAACGGAGCAGATTACTGCATGCTCTTTATTCATGGAATCTTTGAGTAATGTTAAATTTATGGCTTTAATTAATCCATTTATAAATCCTGATTTGCTTTTAGAATTGGATATAATTACAACAGATGATAATTTGGTTAAGGTTAAAAATGTTAGTTATTTTGACCAAACAGTTGCTTTGAAATTAAGTTGTATTTATAAGAAAGTATAA
- a CDS encoding phosphopantetheine-binding protein, producing the protein MEALKQELKSKIIEVLNLEDITVADINDDDALFGDGLGLDSIDALELIVMLDKDYGIKLVDPKEGKTIFKSIEVMAAYIAENRVK; encoded by the coding sequence ATGGAAGCATTAAAACAAGAATTAAAAAGTAAAATAATAGAAGTTTTAAACCTTGAAGATATTACTGTTGCAGATATTAATGATGATGATGCTTTATTTGGAGATGGTTTAGGGCTTGATTCTATTGATGCATTAGAACTTATTGTGATGTTAGATAAAGATTACGGTATCAAATTAGTGGACCCAAAAGAGGGAAAAACTATTTTTAAATCTATTGAAGTTATGGCTGCTTATATTGCAGAAAATAGAGTTAAGTAA
- a CDS encoding polysaccharide deacetylase family protein, with protein sequence MKHILTNMFFILLLLLLALASFYAVIDIKYFILVGCLWLLIVFIGSSFIGSNYHVKTYCSNPLVKDKKIAITFDDGPNEMTIAVLEVLKKYNAKAAFFCIGKNIETHPDILKKTINHGHTIGNHSYSHAPFFDFYNKNQVIAEIEKTDALIESVLGKKTTLFRPPYGVTNPSIRKALSVTKHKTIGWNIRSLDGVIKNEKFLLDRIIKRIKPGGIVLLHDTSVETVNVLEQLLSFLEKNNYSVVPLEELLNIKTYED encoded by the coding sequence TTGAAGCATATCTTAACAAATATGTTTTTTATTTTACTGCTTTTGCTGCTCGCTTTAGCAAGCTTTTATGCAGTGATCGATATCAAATATTTTATACTCGTTGGGTGTTTATGGCTTTTGATTGTATTTATCGGATCCTCATTTATTGGCTCTAATTACCATGTAAAAACATATTGCAGTAATCCATTAGTAAAAGACAAAAAAATTGCAATAACATTTGACGATGGTCCCAATGAAATGACAATTGCTGTTTTGGAAGTATTGAAAAAGTATAATGCCAAAGCTGCTTTTTTTTGCATTGGTAAAAATATTGAAACTCATCCTGATATTTTAAAAAAAACAATAAATCATGGACATACGATAGGAAATCATTCGTATAGCCATGCTCCTTTTTTTGATTTTTACAATAAAAATCAAGTAATTGCCGAAATTGAAAAGACAGATGCTTTGATAGAGAGTGTCTTAGGGAAGAAAACTACTTTATTCAGACCGCCTTATGGGGTTACAAATCCTTCCATTCGCAAAGCTTTATCAGTAACGAAACACAAAACAATTGGTTGGAATATTCGGTCATTGGATGGAGTTATTAAAAATGAAAAATTTTTATTAGACAGAATAATTAAAAGAATTAAACCTGGAGGAATTGTACTTTTGCATGACACATCTGTTGAAACGGTTAATGTGTTAGAGCAATTGCTCTCTTTTTTAGAAAAAAACAATTACAGTGTTGTTCCTTTGGAAGAACTCTTGAACATAAAAACGTATGAAGACTAA
- a CDS encoding outer membrane beta-barrel protein, producing MKIRVITIICFVLIGIVQSNAQVTFRPGINVGLNISNIQNTNFESKEGLYIGAFGALKLSKFYTLQEELTYSGQGGKATIYGFYYNQSSPTEINTVYEARDVEISLQYLSFVTMNKFNVSESFYFLAGTFFDILVESNFKIDSDNNFVANISKGEDVDFGIIGGLGFSLPKGFSIEGRIKKGVRDVFDDHNGSSIVNTNLVYQIGGTYTFNIK from the coding sequence ATGAAAATAAGAGTAATTACTATTATTTGTTTTGTATTAATTGGAATTGTACAATCAAATGCGCAAGTAACATTTAGGCCAGGTATAAATGTTGGTTTGAATATTTCAAATATACAAAATACAAATTTTGAATCAAAAGAGGGTCTTTACATTGGAGCTTTTGGAGCATTAAAACTTTCTAAATTTTATACTTTACAAGAAGAACTTACGTATTCAGGTCAAGGCGGTAAAGCGACAATATATGGTTTTTATTACAATCAGAGTTCTCCAACTGAAATTAATACAGTATATGAAGCTAGAGATGTTGAAATTTCATTGCAATACTTGTCTTTTGTAACCATGAATAAATTTAATGTTAGTGAAAGTTTTTACTTTCTTGCAGGTACTTTTTTTGATATATTAGTTGAGAGTAATTTTAAAATTGATTCAGATAATAATTTTGTTGCAAACATATCAAAAGGGGAAGATGTTGATTTTGGAATAATTGGTGGTCTCGGATTTAGTTTGCCAAAAGGGTTCTCAATTGAAGGAAGGATTAAAAAAGGGGTTAGGGATGTTTTTGACGATCATAATGGGAGTTCAATTGTAAATACCAATTTAGTTTATCAAATAGGAGGAACTTATACATTTAACATAAAATAA
- a CDS encoding beta-ketoacyl synthase yields the protein MSIGVAITGMGIISSIGNSVEENYSALLNSHAGITTIENIATVHADVIKVGEIKKTNQELIDELQLAKDNNFSRTAMLGTIAAKQAVKNAGITSINEYRTGLISATSVGGMDMTERYYHEYFENPNVVKYISSHNAGDNTNKIAAELGLIGMITTISTACSSSANAIMLGARMIKSGKLDRVIVGGTDAMSKFTINGFKTLMILSDGYNKPFDNDRKGLNLGEAAAFLVLESEELVKKENKKVLARVSGYANANDAFHQTASSENGDGAFLAMKKAFKIAQLQPNQIDYVNVHGTATPNNDLSEGRAMVRLFGENKVPDFSSTKPFTGHTLAAAAAIEAVYSVLAIQNNVVFPNLNFESPMEEFNLIPQRTLKHATIEHVLSNSFGFGGNCSTLIFSKSE from the coding sequence ATGAGTATAGGTGTCGCCATTACAGGGATGGGTATTATTTCTTCAATTGGAAATTCAGTTGAGGAAAATTATAGCGCATTGCTGAATAGTCATGCGGGGATTACAACTATCGAAAATATTGCGACGGTTCATGCTGATGTGATTAAGGTTGGCGAAATTAAAAAGACCAATCAAGAGTTAATCGACGAATTGCAATTAGCAAAAGACAATAATTTTTCCAGAACTGCCATGCTTGGAACTATTGCTGCCAAGCAAGCAGTAAAAAACGCTGGAATTACTTCTATTAACGAATATAGAACTGGATTGATCTCTGCGACAAGTGTGGGAGGAATGGATATGACGGAGCGCTATTATCATGAATATTTTGAAAATCCCAATGTTGTAAAATACATCAGCAGTCATAACGCAGGAGATAATACCAATAAAATTGCAGCGGAATTAGGTTTAATAGGTATGATAACTACCATTAGTACGGCTTGTTCTTCTTCTGCTAATGCTATAATGTTAGGAGCGCGAATGATAAAATCCGGTAAATTAGACCGTGTTATAGTAGGAGGAACTGATGCGATGTCTAAGTTTACTATCAATGGATTTAAAACTCTTATGATTTTATCTGATGGTTATAATAAGCCATTTGATAATGATAGAAAAGGACTAAATCTAGGAGAAGCTGCAGCCTTTTTAGTTTTAGAATCAGAAGAATTGGTTAAAAAAGAAAACAAAAAAGTGTTAGCGAGAGTTTCGGGTTATGCCAATGCTAATGATGCCTTTCATCAAACTGCTTCTTCAGAAAATGGGGACGGTGCTTTTTTGGCAATGAAAAAAGCGTTTAAAATAGCCCAATTACAACCTAACCAAATTGATTATGTCAATGTTCATGGTACAGCAACTCCTAACAATGACTTATCCGAAGGGAGAGCGATGGTGCGATTGTTTGGTGAAAATAAAGTGCCAGACTTTAGTTCCACAAAGCCTTTTACTGGACATACTTTGGCCGCCGCCGCCGCTATTGAAGCAGTATATAGTGTGTTGGCCATTCAAAATAACGTGGTTTTCCCAAATTTGAATTTTGAATCTCCAATGGAAGAATTTAATCTGATACCTCAAAGGACTTTAAAACATGCAACTATAGAGCATGTGCTTTCTAATTCTTTTGGATTTGGGGGAAATTGTTCTACATTGATATTTTCTAAAAGCGAATAA
- a CDS encoding beta-ketoacyl synthase N-terminal-like domain-containing protein, producing the protein MSKIYINGLGCISTQKTFDTLFLEEAVVNEADTVFPIHQPVYKDFISPVASRRMAKGVKNGIVASTLALREAQLETVDAIITGTGMGCIEDSEKFLKAILDNNEEFLTPTSFIQSTHNTVGGQIALGLQCKAYNLTYVNGSVSFESALFDAKMMIEEGEASSILVGGIDETSDYTMSLFKLAGFVKNENQGVHSFLESTSKGAVLGEGATFFVVENEVKETTIASVLDIEILNKLEIDEVEKKVVTFLASNNLKLTDIDAVVLGYNGDVDSDLYYRKLSQVTFKNTPQVYYKHLSGEFDTASAFGLWVGTKIIQTQNIPAIVKINTINNEVYKTILLYNQRNGIDHSFTLISSC; encoded by the coding sequence ATGAGCAAGATTTATATAAATGGATTAGGTTGCATTTCGACCCAAAAGACTTTTGATACTCTTTTTCTTGAAGAAGCGGTGGTAAATGAGGCAGATACTGTTTTTCCAATCCATCAGCCGGTTTATAAGGATTTTATATCTCCAGTAGCAAGCAGAAGAATGGCAAAAGGAGTCAAAAATGGAATAGTTGCTTCGACTCTTGCTTTGCGAGAAGCCCAGTTGGAAACCGTTGATGCTATCATCACTGGAACAGGAATGGGATGTATCGAAGATTCGGAGAAGTTTTTGAAAGCGATTTTGGATAATAACGAAGAGTTTTTAACACCTACTTCTTTTATTCAATCGACACATAATACCGTTGGTGGTCAAATTGCTTTAGGACTGCAGTGCAAAGCCTATAATCTGACGTATGTAAATGGTTCAGTTTCTTTTGAATCGGCACTTTTTGATGCCAAAATGATGATTGAAGAAGGCGAAGCCTCTTCTATATTAGTGGGCGGAATTGATGAAACTTCCGATTATACCATGTCTTTGTTTAAGTTAGCAGGTTTTGTTAAAAATGAGAATCAAGGAGTTCATTCATTTTTAGAATCTACTTCTAAAGGAGCTGTTCTTGGAGAAGGAGCTACTTTTTTTGTTGTAGAAAACGAAGTGAAAGAAACAACAATAGCTTCCGTTTTGGATATTGAAATTCTGAATAAATTAGAAATTGATGAGGTGGAAAAGAAAGTTGTTACTTTTCTTGCTTCCAATAATTTAAAACTAACAGATATTGACGCTGTAGTTTTGGGATATAATGGAGATGTAGATTCGGATTTGTATTATAGAAAACTTTCACAAGTTACTTTTAAAAATACACCACAGGTATATTATAAGCATTTAAGCGGCGAGTTTGATACCGCTTCAGCATTTGGATTGTGGGTTGGAACTAAAATTATTCAGACCCAAAATATACCTGCAATTGTGAAGATAAATACAATCAATAATGAGGTTTATAAAACGATTTTGTTGTATAATCAACGCAATGGAATAGATCATAGTTTTACCTTAATTTCAAGCTGTTGA
- a CDS encoding 3-oxoacyl-ACP synthase codes for MTVNKNYIHSFCSIQKNTIFLNGEMVFNTEDDLFAGFSKKAYQHFEMNYPKFFKMDNLSKLALLGAELLLETADENSEENNTALVFANRSSSLDTDLKYQNSISDSENYFPSPAVFVYTLPNICLGEISIKHQLKSENSFFIFADYDPVFMENYCNILLETQKANKVLCGWVEYFNEEYKAFLYLVDKQGKMEHNHKQLKKLYNQ; via the coding sequence ATGACAGTAAATAAGAATTATATTCACTCTTTTTGTTCTATTCAGAAAAATACAATTTTTTTGAATGGAGAAATGGTTTTTAATACTGAAGATGATTTGTTTGCTGGTTTTTCAAAGAAAGCCTATCAGCATTTTGAAATGAATTATCCGAAGTTTTTTAAAATGGACAATTTGAGTAAGCTGGCACTTTTAGGAGCCGAATTACTTTTAGAGACAGCTGATGAAAACTCAGAGGAGAACAATACAGCATTGGTATTTGCTAATAGATCGTCGAGTTTAGATACCGACTTAAAATATCAAAATTCTATTTCAGATTCAGAGAATTATTTTCCTAGCCCAGCAGTTTTTGTTTACACATTGCCTAATATTTGCTTAGGAGAAATAAGTATTAAACATCAATTGAAAAGCGAAAATTCTTTTTTTATATTTGCGGATTATGACCCAGTATTTATGGAAAACTACTGTAATATACTTTTGGAAACCCAAAAGGCAAATAAAGTTTTATGCGGATGGGTTGAATATTTTAATGAAGAATACAAAGCCTTTCTTTATTTGGTAGATAAACAAGGTAAAATGGAACACAATCATAAACAATTAAAAAAACTATACAATCAATAA
- a CDS encoding outer membrane beta-barrel protein, whose product MNKKNQINKGILVLLFIFFGMYNAQAQVSFQPGFRGGANFSHFTKGDYYYYNDPMDTRSDDNYSSITNFYIGFYGALKLTRHYTLQPEINYSAQGSDYRSATVNKNFKVDYLCFQMMNKFTFTDKFNVHFGPTLEFVVDKNFDVDADVDLAFVLGTGINITRNLGIELRVKKGIVPVIDFSDNSHTNVVFSVGGTYTFDVK is encoded by the coding sequence ATGAATAAAAAAAATCAAATAAACAAAGGTATACTGGTTCTACTCTTTATTTTTTTTGGAATGTATAATGCTCAAGCTCAGGTAAGTTTTCAGCCTGGATTTAGAGGAGGAGCTAATTTTTCTCACTTTACAAAAGGAGATTACTATTATTATAATGATCCTATGGATACTAGGAGTGATGATAATTATTCTTCAATAACAAATTTTTATATTGGTTTTTATGGTGCTTTGAAATTAACAAGACATTATACTTTACAGCCTGAGATTAATTATTCAGCTCAAGGTTCTGATTACAGGTCAGCAACAGTTAACAAGAATTTTAAAGTCGATTATTTGTGTTTTCAGATGATGAATAAATTTACATTTACGGATAAGTTTAATGTACATTTTGGACCAACACTTGAATTTGTTGTTGATAAAAACTTTGATGTAGATGCTGATGTTGATTTGGCGTTTGTACTTGGTACAGGTATTAATATTACTCGTAATTTAGGAATTGAATTAAGAGTCAAAAAAGGAATTGTGCCAGTAATTGATTTTAGTGATAATAGTCACACAAATGTTGTGTTTTCTGTAGGAGGTACGTATACATTTGATGTAAAATAA
- a CDS encoding beta-ketoacyl synthase, translating to MMKEVYITETNCITPIGFDVAANIKNIGNVVSGIQLQDNPKLLNTPFYAAVINDSALDLAFAKVTSVDGYSRLEKMMILALEPIIKRAKVELNGRTAFILSTTKGNVNALDDASDIESAYLNVLAKKIADFFEFKREPIVVSNACISGILAVTVAKRLIQANLYDNIFVVAGDEVSKFVISGFNSFQAMSNLPCKPYSINRTGVSLGEAAAAVLVSSNKENAKIKIIGDGSINDANHISGPSRTGEGLFRSIQSALAEAKINSGQIDYISAHGTATPFNDEMEAIALNRLGLENVPVNSLKGYYGHTLGASGLLETVIGIQSVEENKLYASLGFDAIGVSQPIRVIEKNEDAAIRYFLKTASGFGGCNTAVLFEKV from the coding sequence ATGATGAAAGAAGTTTATATAACCGAAACGAATTGCATTACACCTATTGGGTTTGATGTGGCTGCCAATATAAAAAATATTGGTAATGTAGTTTCCGGTATTCAGCTGCAGGATAATCCAAAGTTGTTAAATACGCCTTTTTATGCAGCTGTTATTAATGATTCAGCATTAGATTTGGCTTTTGCCAAAGTAACTTCTGTGGACGGTTATTCGAGATTAGAAAAAATGATGATTTTGGCTTTGGAACCGATTATTAAAAGGGCAAAAGTTGAATTAAACGGGCGTACAGCTTTTATCCTTTCGACAACAAAAGGAAACGTAAATGCTTTAGATGATGCGAGTGATATTGAATCCGCTTATTTGAATGTATTAGCCAAAAAGATTGCTGATTTTTTTGAATTTAAAAGGGAACCAATTGTGGTTTCTAATGCTTGTATTTCGGGAATATTAGCTGTTACAGTAGCCAAAAGATTAATTCAGGCTAATTTGTACGATAATATATTTGTTGTTGCGGGTGATGAAGTTTCAAAATTTGTTATATCAGGATTTAACTCCTTTCAGGCGATGAGTAATTTACCATGCAAGCCTTATTCGATTAATAGAACAGGAGTAAGTTTAGGAGAAGCAGCAGCAGCTGTTTTGGTTTCTTCAAATAAAGAAAATGCCAAAATAAAAATTATAGGTGACGGTTCCATCAATGATGCAAACCACATCTCGGGGCCTTCCAGAACTGGGGAAGGTCTTTTTAGGAGTATTCAAAGTGCTTTGGCGGAAGCCAAAATAAACAGCGGTCAAATCGATTATATTTCAGCTCATGGTACAGCGACTCCTTTTAATGACGAAATGGAAGCTATTGCGTTAAATAGATTAGGACTTGAAAATGTGCCAGTAAATAGTCTTAAAGGTTATTATGGTCATACATTAGGTGCTTCGGGATTACTGGAGACAGTTATTGGAATACAATCGGTTGAAGAAAATAAGCTGTATGCTTCATTAGGATTTGATGCCATTGGAGTGAGTCAGCCCATTAGAGTTATTGAAAAAAATGAAGATGCAGCCATTCGTTATTTTTTAAAAACAGCTTCAGGTTTTGGAGGATGCAATACAGCCGTTTTATTTGAAAAAGTATAA
- a CDS encoding thioesterase family protein, which translates to MIRRKELYKEAAALTVSHDIRVRFNETDSLGIVWHGHYITYFEDGREAFGRQHGLAYLDVFANEFTTPIVKTTLEHKLSLRYGEVARIETTIVDTPAAKMIFRFTIYNIKNEVVCTGETVQVFLDKQGELMLTNPPFYTEWKRKAGLVK; encoded by the coding sequence ATGATAAGAAGAAAAGAGCTGTATAAGGAAGCGGCTGCTTTGACCGTTTCACATGATATTCGTGTTCGATTTAACGAAACAGATTCCCTTGGAATAGTTTGGCATGGTCATTATATTACTTATTTTGAAGATGGAAGAGAAGCTTTTGGACGCCAACACGGACTTGCATACTTAGATGTTTTTGCTAATGAATTTACAACTCCGATTGTGAAAACAACTCTTGAGCATAAACTATCATTGCGTTATGGCGAAGTGGCTCGAATAGAAACAACTATTGTAGATACACCAGCGGCAAAAATGATTTTCAGGTTTACAATTTATAATATAAAAAATGAAGTAGTTTGTACGGGGGAAACCGTTCAGGTTTTTCTAGATAAACAAGGAGAACTAATGTTGACAAATCCTCCTTTTTACACGGAATGGAAAAGAAAAGCAGGCTTAGTAAAATAG